Proteins from one Streptosporangium becharense genomic window:
- a CDS encoding AI-2E family transporter, producing the protein MEPAPAGSSPARPAAINAEAAFGRPGRSMSNNPFVFGFTAALGVLTAWLLVQAVASAGSMLILIVVSLFLAIGLNPAVEALQRRNVPRTVAIVIVFLGVISVFVAFGLAVVPPLTAQFTQFVDQLPQYVAELQHNPLVRDLDQRFQILDKLQQYVTSGTFGTQMFGGVLGLGTVLIGAVFNALTVLVLTLYFLGSLSSLKKMAYLLFPRSRRKRAGLLGDKIIESIGGYVAGNLIISLIAGVTTFFFLSIMEVPYALALSLIVALTDLIPLVGAFIGAAVASLVGFFVSPTVGIVCVVFFTVYQQIENYWIAPAVMKSSVDVPPLATILGALLGGALLGVVGALLGIPLVAAILLIVREVVLPRQERA; encoded by the coding sequence GTGGAGCCGGCCCCGGCCGGGAGCAGTCCGGCGCGACCGGCCGCGATCAACGCCGAGGCGGCGTTCGGACGCCCCGGACGCTCGATGAGCAACAACCCGTTCGTGTTCGGCTTCACCGCCGCACTGGGAGTGCTCACCGCCTGGCTCCTGGTGCAGGCCGTGGCGAGCGCGGGCTCGATGCTGATCCTCATCGTCGTCTCGCTGTTCCTGGCGATCGGCCTGAACCCGGCCGTCGAAGCGCTGCAACGGCGTAACGTCCCCCGCACGGTGGCGATCGTCATCGTCTTCCTGGGCGTCATCTCGGTCTTCGTCGCCTTCGGCCTGGCCGTGGTGCCCCCGCTGACCGCCCAGTTCACCCAGTTCGTCGACCAGCTCCCGCAGTACGTGGCGGAGTTGCAGCACAACCCGCTGGTCCGCGACCTGGACCAGCGTTTCCAGATCCTGGACAAGCTCCAGCAGTACGTGACGAGCGGCACCTTCGGCACCCAGATGTTCGGCGGCGTGCTCGGCCTCGGCACGGTCCTCATCGGGGCCGTCTTCAACGCGCTGACCGTGCTGGTCCTGACGCTCTACTTCCTGGGCTCGCTCAGCTCGCTCAAGAAGATGGCCTACCTCCTCTTCCCCCGGTCGCGCAGGAAGCGCGCCGGCCTGCTCGGCGACAAGATCATCGAAAGCATCGGCGGGTACGTCGCCGGCAACCTGATCATCTCTCTGATCGCCGGAGTGACGACCTTCTTCTTCCTGAGCATCATGGAGGTCCCCTACGCCCTCGCCCTCTCGCTGATCGTGGCGCTGACCGACCTCATCCCGCTGGTCGGCGCCTTCATCGGCGCGGCCGTCGCCTCCCTGGTCGGCTTCTTCGTCTCTCCCACCGTGGGCATCGTCTGCGTCGTCTTCTTCACGGTCTACCAGCAGATCGAGAACTACTGGATCGCCCCGGCCGTGATGAAGAGCTCCGTCGACGTCCCTCCGCTCGCCACCATCCTGGGTGCCCTGCTCGGCGGGGCACTGCTCGGCGTGGTGGGTGCGCTGCTGGGCATCCCGCTGGTCGCGGCGATCCTGCTGATCGTGCGCGAGGTCGTCCTGCCCCGCCAGGAACGGGCCTGA
- a CDS encoding dolichyl-phosphate-mannose--protein mannosyltransferase — protein sequence MFPRVPGMRGPYDVRVAVTDYTNEAFKQPGPEPGGGPGDTVRDRLVPPMPGSVLWGWLGPLLVAVFGGVLRFVNLGRPHAVMFDETYYAKDAFSLLTFGTERTVVKDADKLLMRGSTDIWQQCAPTDPGGCASYVVHPPLGKWMIAAGEHLFQMTPFGWRFTAALAGTLSILILARVARRMTRSTLLGCLAGLLLSLDGLHYVLSRTALLDIFLMFWVLAAFACLVADRDHTRARLAHHYATSPLTDLGPTLGARPWRIAAGLCLGAACAVKWSGIFYLLAFAVLSLAWDAGARRALGLRRPYLGTANHDLPAALATLSLLPATVYTASWAGWFASPLGWGRNWAQATSQGPYYFVFDSIRSWLSYHFQVLSFHTDLSTPHSYQSDPWTWPLLLRPVAFFYESPTGCGAATCSQAVLGVGTPVIWYGALAALIAMIAWYVATRDWRAGAVLLAYAAGWLPWFYYAITDNRTMFLFYAIPMVPFMILAITLTAGLIIGSANAPQTRRMIGAGVVGAFTLLALVNFWWLHPVLTGEVLTYAEWNARMLFKKGWI from the coding sequence ATGTTTCCTAGGGTCCCCGGCATGAGGGGCCCGTACGATGTCCGGGTGGCCGTGACCGATTACACCAACGAGGCGTTCAAGCAGCCGGGGCCCGAGCCGGGCGGCGGACCGGGTGACACCGTCCGCGACCGGCTGGTGCCGCCGATGCCGGGCAGCGTCCTGTGGGGGTGGCTGGGCCCGCTGCTGGTCGCGGTCTTCGGGGGCGTCCTGCGCTTTGTCAACCTCGGCCGGCCGCACGCGGTCATGTTCGACGAGACCTACTACGCCAAGGACGCCTTCTCACTGCTCACCTTCGGCACCGAGCGCACCGTCGTCAAGGACGCCGACAAGCTTCTGATGCGGGGCAGCACCGACATCTGGCAGCAGTGCGCTCCCACCGACCCCGGGGGTTGCGCGTCGTACGTGGTCCATCCGCCGTTGGGCAAGTGGATGATCGCCGCCGGGGAGCACCTGTTCCAGATGACCCCCTTCGGGTGGCGGTTCACCGCCGCCCTGGCCGGCACCCTGTCCATCCTCATCCTGGCCCGAGTCGCCCGCCGGATGACCCGCTCCACCCTGCTCGGCTGCCTGGCCGGCCTGCTGCTGTCCCTGGACGGCCTGCACTACGTCCTCTCCCGCACCGCACTGCTCGACATCTTCCTGATGTTCTGGGTCCTGGCCGCCTTCGCCTGCCTGGTCGCCGACCGCGACCACACCCGCGCCCGCCTGGCCCACCACTACGCAACCTCCCCCCTGACCGACCTGGGCCCCACCCTGGGCGCCCGCCCCTGGCGGATCGCCGCCGGCCTGTGCCTCGGCGCCGCCTGCGCGGTCAAATGGTCCGGGATCTTCTACCTGCTCGCCTTCGCCGTGCTCTCCCTGGCCTGGGACGCCGGCGCCCGCCGCGCACTCGGCCTGCGCCGCCCCTACCTGGGCACCGCCAACCACGACCTGCCCGCCGCCCTGGCCACCCTGAGCCTGCTGCCCGCGACCGTCTACACCGCCTCCTGGGCCGGCTGGTTCGCCTCCCCCCTGGGCTGGGGCCGCAACTGGGCACAGGCCACCTCCCAGGGCCCCTACTACTTCGTCTTCGACTCCATCCGCTCCTGGCTGAGCTACCACTTCCAGGTCCTCAGCTTCCACACCGACCTGTCCACCCCGCACAGCTACCAATCCGACCCCTGGACGTGGCCGCTGCTGCTACGCCCCGTCGCCTTCTTCTACGAAAGCCCCACCGGCTGCGGCGCCGCGACCTGCTCGCAGGCGGTGCTCGGCGTCGGCACCCCGGTCATCTGGTACGGGGCCCTGGCCGCGCTCATCGCCATGATCGCCTGGTACGTCGCCACCCGCGACTGGCGGGCCGGAGCCGTCCTGCTCGCCTACGCCGCGGGCTGGCTGCCCTGGTTCTACTACGCGATCACCGACAACCGGACGATGTTCCTGTTCTACGCCATCCCCATGGTCCCGTTCATGATCCTGGCCATCACCCTCACCGCCGGACTCATCATCGGATCGGCGAATGCCCCGCAGACCCGGCGGATGATCGGTGCCGGGGTCGTGGGCGCCTTCACGCTGCTGGCGCTGGTCAACTTCTGGTGGCTGCACCCGGTGCTGACCGGAGAGGTCCTCACCTACGCCGAATGGAACGCCAGGATGCTCTTCAAAAAGGGCTGGATCTAA